Proteins co-encoded in one Zalophus californianus isolate mZalCal1 chromosome 9, mZalCal1.pri.v2, whole genome shotgun sequence genomic window:
- the LOC113922271 gene encoding 60S ribosomal protein L7-like yields the protein MEGAEEKKKKVPAVPETLKKKRRNFTELKIKHLRKKFAQKMLRKARRKLIYEKAKHYLKEYRQMYRTEIRMARMTRKAGNFYVPAEPKLAFVIRIRGINGVSPKVRKVLQLLRLRQIFNGTFVKLNKASVNMLRIVEPYIAWGYPNLKLVNELIYKRGYGKINKKRIALTDNTLIARSLGKYGIICMEDLIHEIYTVGKRFKEANNFLWPFKLSSPRGGMKKKTTHFVEGGDAGNREDQINRLIRRIN from the coding sequence cTGCTGTGCCAGAAACCCTTAAGAAGAAGCGAAGGAATTTCACAGAGTTGAAGATCAAGCATCTGAGGAAGAAGTTTGCTCAGAAGATGCTtcgaaaggcaagaaggaagcttATCTATGAAAAAGCTAAGCATTACCTCAAGGAATATAGGCAGATGTACAGAACTGAGATTCGAATGGCAAGGATGACAAGAAAAGCTGGCAACTTCTACGTACCTGCGGAGCCCAAACTGGCATTTGTCATCAGGATCAGAGGTATCAATGGTGTGAGCCCAAAGGTTCGAAAGGTGTTGCAGCTTCTTCGCCTTCGCCAGATCTTCAATGGCACCTTTGTTAAGCTCAACAAGGCTTCAGTTAACATGCTAAGGATTGTGGAACCTTATATAGCATGGGGGTACCCAAATCTGAAGTTGGTGAATGAATTGATCTACAAGCGTGGTTATGGCAAAATCAACAAGAAGCGAATTGCCCTGACAGATAACACATTGATTGCCCGATCTCTTGGTAAATATGGCATCATCTGCATGGAGGATCTGATTCACGAGATCTATACTGTTGGAAAACgtttcaaagaagcaaacaactttttatggcccttcaaattatcttctccacgagggggaatgaagaaaaagaccacCCATTTTGTAGAAGGTGGAGATGCTGGTAACAGGGAAGACCAGATCAATAGGCTTATTAGAAGGATAAACTAA